In one window of Chitinophagales bacterium DNA:
- the acs gene encoding acetate--CoA ligase — MSYPYQIKSLDDYRQQYQQSIDDPVGFWAGIAEHFQWKQKWENVLDWNFKEPKVEWFKGAKLNITENCLDRHLEKYGDYPAIIWEPNDPEEHHRILTYKKLYEKVCQFAHVLKNNGVQKGDRVCIYMGMIPELAIAVLACARIGAIHSVIFGGFSAQSIADRLYDAQAEYIVTCDGAYRGQKDIPLKSVIDDALIGNRTVKRVIVCTRTRTPVSMIKGRDVWWEDELKKIETLGLHDFEAEPMDAEDPLFILYTSGSTGKPKGVVHACAGYMIYTNYTFVNVFQYQPGDIHFCTADIGWITGHSYILYGPLSAGATTLMFEGVPTWPDAGRFWNIVDKYKVNILYTAPTAIRSLMGFGLGPVHGHDLSSLKVLGTVGEPINEEAWHWYHEHIGKGKCPIVDTWWQTETGGVLISNLAGITPDKASWATLPLPGVQPILVDENGKEVTEMTDGVIKGNLCIKHPWPSTIRTTYGDHERCRTNYFATYEDLYFTGDGALKDADGNYRITGRVDDVLNVSGHRIGTAEVENAINMHSGVVESAVVGYPHEVKGQGIYAYVIYQGSHGADTHGTGDLVRKDILQTVTRIIGPIAKPDKIQFVSGLPKTRSGKIMRRILRKIAEGETENLGDITTLLDPGVVDEIKRGKL, encoded by the coding sequence ATGTCATACCCTTATCAGATCAAGAGTCTGGATGATTACCGCCAGCAATACCAACAAAGCATTGATGACCCCGTGGGCTTCTGGGCCGGCATTGCCGAACACTTTCAGTGGAAGCAAAAATGGGAGAATGTGCTGGATTGGAATTTCAAGGAACCCAAAGTAGAATGGTTCAAAGGTGCCAAGCTGAATATCACAGAGAACTGTTTAGACAGACACCTGGAGAAATACGGAGACTATCCAGCTATTATCTGGGAACCCAATGATCCGGAAGAACATCACCGCATTCTTACGTATAAAAAACTGTACGAGAAAGTTTGTCAGTTTGCCCATGTGCTTAAGAACAATGGTGTGCAAAAGGGCGATCGCGTTTGCATCTATATGGGTATGATTCCTGAATTGGCCATTGCTGTATTGGCTTGCGCGAGAATTGGCGCCATACATTCTGTGATCTTCGGAGGCTTTAGTGCGCAAAGCATTGCTGATCGCTTGTACGATGCACAAGCAGAATATATTGTTACCTGTGATGGTGCTTATCGCGGACAAAAAGATATTCCACTCAAGAGTGTGATCGATGATGCATTGATTGGCAACAGAACTGTGAAACGCGTAATCGTTTGTACCAGAACACGCACGCCTGTTTCCATGATCAAAGGACGCGATGTGTGGTGGGAAGATGAACTGAAAAAAATAGAAACCCTAGGTCTGCACGATTTTGAAGCAGAACCCATGGATGCAGAAGACCCGCTCTTCATTCTATACACTTCGGGTTCAACTGGCAAACCAAAAGGTGTGGTGCATGCATGCGCTGGATACATGATCTATACCAACTACACATTTGTAAACGTATTTCAATACCAGCCGGGTGATATTCATTTCTGCACGGCGGATATCGGTTGGATTACAGGACACAGCTATATTTTGTACGGACCGCTTAGTGCAGGTGCTACCACTTTAATGTTTGAAGGTGTACCTACTTGGCCTGATGCGGGCAGGTTCTGGAATATTGTTGACAAATACAAAGTGAATATTCTCTACACAGCACCCACAGCCATCAGAAGTTTGATGGGTTTTGGCTTGGGCCCCGTGCATGGCCACGACCTCAGCAGTTTGAAAGTATTGGGTACGGTTGGTGAACCCATCAACGAAGAAGCCTGGCATTGGTATCATGAACATATTGGCAAGGGCAAATGCCCAATCGTTGATACCTGGTGGCAAACAGAAACAGGTGGTGTGTTGATTTCGAATCTTGCAGGTATTACACCGGATAAAGCCAGTTGGGCAACCTTGCCCTTACCGGGTGTTCAACCCATTCTCGTAGATGAAAATGGCAAAGAAGTAACTGAAATGACGGATGGTGTCATTAAGGGAAACCTCTGTATTAAACATCCCTGGCCATCAACTATCAGAACCACTTATGGTGATCATGAAAGATGTAGAACCAATTATTTCGCAACTTATGAAGACCTATACTTCACAGGTGATGGCGCTTTAAAAGATGCCGATGGTAATTACCGCATTACTGGTCGCGTTGATGATGTATTGAACGTGAGTGGCCACCGCATCGGCACTGCAGAAGTGGAAAATGCCATCAATATGCACTCAGGTGTGGTGGAAAGTGCTGTAGTGGGCTATCCGCATGAAGTAAAAGGACAAGGCATTTATGCTTATGTGATTTATCAAGGCTCGCATGGCGCAGATACACATGGAACAGGCGACTTAGTAAGAAAAGATATCCTACAAACAGTAACACGTATCATCGGCCCAATCGCTAAGCCGGATAAGATTCAGTTTGTCAGTGGACTGCCAAAAACAAGGAGCGGTAAAATCATGCGTCGAATTCTGCGCAAGATTGCTGAAGGTGAAACAGAAAATCTCGGCGATATCACTACCCTGTTGGATCCAGGTGTGGTGGATGAAATCAAACGTGGCAAACTATAA
- a CDS encoding IS1 family transposase → MKIPNCPKCNSNAITRSGIVKDRQRYVCKDCHYYFTVAKEGKSIDPYYVIKALQLHIEGVSYREIERILGVSHVSVMNWVKKYRIKAPENHDYRPTYKVLNHTELTDFLSVAANLKNAGMMITELGDKYMVIKWQRLKSV, encoded by the coding sequence ATGAAAATACCCAATTGTCCCAAATGCAATAGCAATGCCATCACACGAAGTGGTATTGTAAAAGACCGACAGCGTTATGTTTGCAAGGATTGTCATTACTATTTCACAGTTGCCAAAGAAGGTAAGAGTATTGATCCTTACTATGTGATAAAGGCATTACAATTACATATTGAAGGGGTGAGTTATCGGGAGATTGAACGCATCCTGGGTGTGAGTCATGTGAGTGTGATGAACTGGGTAAAGAAATACCGAATCAAAGCCCCTGAGAACCATGATTACCGACCTACTTATAAAGTGCTCAATCATACCGAACTCACTGATTTTTTGTCTGTTGCTGCCAATTTGAAAAACGCTGGCATGATGATTACAGAGCTGGGCGATAAATACATGGTGATTAAATGGCAGCGACTGAAATCAGTCTAA
- a CDS encoding MHS family MFS transporter, with protein sequence MPTETTNSFSATFVPAGNGAKPDKPVEKGIWSVIGASSVGTLIEWYDFYIFGSLAIIISEKFFPQTNPTAAFLSTLATFAAGFIVRPFGALVFGRLGDIIGRKYTFLLTLVLMGGSTFLIGLIPSYENFAWAPVVILLLRLVQGLALGGEYGGAATYVAEHAPEHRRGYFTSWIQTTATLGLFVSLGVILITRQSMSSEAFSDWGWRLPFLLSILLVIVSIVIRMKMKESPMFSKLKKEGKTSVNPIKESFGHKTNLRMVLLALFGATMGQGVVWYTGQFYAQTFLLKTCNINDVQVNTWIGIGLLLATPFFVVFGALSDRIGRKIIMMVGMLVAIVSYRPIFNAMYDMADVKQKTEIVANTQVATTETPDAKDATKLKKVTTTNKSFTDGSTYKEIKTETFAVSDPAKAIKSDTKKTITLAESYKWKIIGYMFILVLFVTMVYGPIAAFLVELFPTKIRYTSMSLPYHIGNGVFGGLVPFIGTLIYEYSKTTSNPTGDPLAGLWYPIAIAAVCLVIGTLYLSNKIDTDVSDEQNVYVHE encoded by the coding sequence ATGCCAACTGAAACAACCAATAGCTTCTCTGCCACTTTTGTACCGGCAGGTAATGGTGCCAAACCGGATAAGCCGGTGGAAAAAGGCATCTGGAGCGTGATAGGCGCATCCTCTGTAGGTACCCTGATTGAGTGGTACGATTTTTACATCTTCGGTTCTCTCGCAATTATCATTTCTGAAAAATTCTTCCCACAAACCAATCCAACAGCAGCTTTTCTTTCCACCTTGGCCACATTCGCTGCAGGTTTTATCGTAAGACCTTTTGGCGCATTGGTGTTTGGTAGATTAGGTGATATCATCGGTCGTAAATACACTTTCCTGCTTACACTAGTTTTGATGGGTGGTTCCACATTCCTGATTGGCTTAATACCCAGTTATGAAAATTTTGCCTGGGCACCGGTGGTGATTCTCTTACTCAGATTGGTGCAAGGCCTTGCATTGGGTGGTGAATATGGTGGTGCTGCAACCTATGTGGCAGAACATGCGCCTGAACACAGAAGAGGTTATTTCACCAGCTGGATCCAAACTACTGCTACACTGGGTTTGTTTGTCTCGCTGGGTGTTATCCTGATTACTCGTCAGTCTATGTCGTCTGAAGCATTCAGCGATTGGGGCTGGAGACTGCCTTTCTTGTTGAGCATTCTGTTGGTGATTGTCTCTATCGTGATTCGCATGAAGATGAAAGAATCACCTATGTTCAGTAAACTGAAGAAAGAAGGAAAAACTTCTGTAAACCCCATCAAGGAAAGCTTCGGTCATAAAACCAATTTGCGTATGGTATTGCTGGCATTGTTTGGTGCTACCATGGGTCAGGGTGTGGTTTGGTATACCGGACAATTCTATGCGCAGACCTTCCTGCTCAAGACTTGTAACATCAATGATGTGCAGGTAAATACCTGGATTGGTATCGGCCTGTTGCTGGCAACACCTTTCTTTGTAGTCTTTGGTGCGTTGAGTGATCGTATTGGTCGTAAGATCATCATGATGGTAGGTATGTTGGTAGCTATTGTTTCTTACAGACCTATTTTCAACGCCATGTATGATATGGCTGATGTGAAACAAAAAACAGAGATCGTTGCGAATACACAAGTGGCAACTACAGAAACACCTGATGCCAAAGATGCAACCAAGCTGAAGAAAGTAACTACCACCAATAAATCATTCACAGATGGTTCTACGTATAAGGAAATAAAGACGGAGACTTTTGCAGTAAGCGATCCTGCAAAAGCTATTAAATCTGATACCAAGAAAACCATCACTTTAGCTGAAAGCTATAAGTGGAAGATTATTGGTTATATGTTTATCCTGGTATTATTTGTAACCATGGTCTATGGCCCTATTGCTGCTTTCTTAGTTGAATTGTTCCCCACCAAGATTCGCTATACATCCATGAGTTTACCTTATCATATTGGTAATGGTGTGTTTGGCGGTTTGGTGCCTTTTATTGGTACACTTATCTACGAATATTCCAAGACAACAAGCAATCCAACCGGTGATCCATTGGCTGGTCTCTGGTATCCGATTGCAATTGCAGCAGTTTGTCTGGTTATTGGTACACTCTACTTGAGTAATAAGATTGATACCGATGTAAGCGATGAGCAAAACGTTTACGTACACGAATAA